From Cryobacterium sp. GrIS_2_6:
CGATGCCGTGGCTGCGTACGACCTCGTTCGGCGTGAACGTCGCGATCGGCTCGGACATCGGCGCCGGCGACGAGTGGCTGATCTCGCGGGTGCTCAACGACTGCTTCAAGGTGCACCTGTCGGAGCCGGGCGACGCCGGTCTCTCGCTCGACCCGGCCGCGCTGCTCTTCACCGGCACCCTCGCCGGCGCCCGCGCCCTCGACATGGAAGCCAGGTTCGGGAACTTCGACGTGGGCAAGGACGCCGACTTCCTGCTCATCGAACCGGACCCCTGGGAACCGCTTGCGACCGTCCTGAACCGTGGCATCCGGGCAGACGACGAGCGGATGGCCACGGACCAGACCCTCTTCGCCCTGCTGCTCGCGCTCCGCCAGCCCGCGATCACGGGAGTGTTCGTGCGTGGCCGCCGCGTGCAGGCCCCCGAGTAGCGCGGCCCGCCCACTCGCCGGCACCGGTTGCCGGTAACGACAACTGTTGCCCGTGCGCCGGCACCAGTTGTCCGCATCGGCACAGTCGCGGTGCCGGTCAGGGGCGGGCAGACGCCTCGGTCAGCCGCTCGGGTCAGCTGCCGCGGTACGTCGAGTACGCGAAGGGGCTGAGCAACAGCGGCACGTGATAGTGCGCGGCCGGGTCGGTGAGGTCGATGGTCACCGAGACCTCGGGGTACAGGGTCGGCTGGCCGGTTCCGGCAAAGTAGCGCCCGGTGTCGAAGGTGAGGCGGTACCGACCCGAGGAGAGATCGACCGGGCCGAGCACGGAGACCCGGCCGTCGGCATCCGTGCCGGCGTTCGCGAGCACGTGCCAGCCGGTCTCGAGCTTCTGCTCGAGCTCGACGGGAACCCCGGCGGCGGGCCGGCCGGACACGGCGTCAAGCACGTGGGTCGTGATTCGGCTTCGGGGAGTCGCGGTCGGGGCGTCGGTCGCGGCGGCGGAAGCGGTCACCGGAGTGGTCGTGGTGCCGCCGGCCCCGGCCACGGCGGCCCGCTCGGCGGCGAGGCGTTCTGCGACGGTGCCGGCGAGCGTGGCCAGCCGGAGCAGGGCGATGTCGCGCAGTTCGGTGCCGACGATCTTCAACTCGGCGGCGTCGTCGAGCGCGAGGCGCCGGTGCAGTTCGGCGAGGATCTCGGTGCGCGACCGGCCGGCTGCGCGGATCAGGAAGACCCGGCCGAACCGCTCCTCGTACGCCCGGTTGCCCTCGGCGACGGCCGCGGCGAGGGTGGAGTCTGCGGCGTCGGCGGATGACTGCTCGCTGCGGGAGAACCGCGCGGCCCGCGAGTCTCCCCGCGGGGTCTCGCCGATCCGCGGGTGCGCGGACAGCGCTTCGTCGATCTCGCTGCGGCTGAGCGGTGTCGCGGCCGTGCGGGCGGCGGCGAGCAGGGCGGCTGCCGAATCGAACGGTGACTGCGACGCGACCTCGTCGACCCAGCGGGGTACGGCCAGGCAGGTCAGGAGCGCCTCGCGAAGCTCAGGTGTCGACATCCTCTTCATGGCAGTTCTCCTCGTCCTGGTCCAGCCTAGAGTGCCCGTGACGACAGCGCATACGATGGCGGGCATGGTGAATGCAGACGCAGCGCGCGCCCGGGCGGATGCCGGGAAAGCCCCGGTCGCGGGGCTTGTGCTGGCAGCGGGGGCCGGTTCCCGGTTCGGGCAACCGAAGGCGCTTGTGCGCGGGGCCGACGGTGTGCCGTGGCTCGTACGGACGGTCGGCGTGCTCCTCGCGGCGGGTTGCTCACCCGTCATCGTCGTGCTCGGAGCCGAGGGTGCCGCGGCCGCCGCGCTGCTTGCAGAGGCGGGTCTGATCGACGTGGCGGCCCCTGCGGTTGCCGGCCCCGACCGTGCGACGCTCGTCGTGCATGCCGCCGACTGGGCAGAAGGACTGTCGGCCTCGCTGCATGCGGGGATCGACACGGCCCTCGGTATCGCCGGAGTCTTGGGCGCCGTCGTGGTCGTTCCCGTGGACGTCCCCGACCTCGACGCCGCGACGGTGGCGCGGGTGCTCGCCGCTGACGCGGGCATCACCCTGGATAGCCTGAGGCAGGCGGTTTTCGACGGCCGGCCGGGGCATCCGGTGCTGATCGGGCGCGCGCACTGGGAACCGCTGCGGGCGCAGCTCACGGGCGACACCGGGGCGCGGCCCTATCTGCTCGCCCACGGCGTGGTCCCGGTCGAGTGCGGAGACCTCACGACGGGCGCCGACGTCGACACCCTCCCCGGCGTGCCAGAGGCGTAACGGCGGTGAGGGTGCCTACCGGGCCGGGTAGTCTGCGGCGAGGGCTCGGACGGCGGCCTCGAGGGCGTCAACGGCGAGGGCGACGTCGGCCGCGGTGACCGACTCGTCCGGGTGGTGGCTGATCCCGCCGGCACAGCGCACGAAGAGCATGCCGACGTCGGTGATCGCGGCGATCGCCATCGCGTCGTGACCGGCGATCGAGGGCAGCTCGCGCGGGGCAGGCTCGGCCGGGGACTCCGCGCCCGCTTCGGTCGAGCGGATGCCCGCCGCAATCGCCGCACGCAACCGCGGCGAGCAGGCCACGGCGGCCGCCTCGTGAACCTGGTTGCTGTCGAGGTGGAGCGCGCGCGTGGCGCAGATGGCGGTGAGGGCGGCCTCGATCAGGGTCCAGCCCCGGTCACGGTCGGCGTCGTCCGGCGCACGCAGGTCGAGGCTGAACTCGACCTTCCCCGGGATGACGTTGACGGCGTCGGGAAACACCCTCAGGTGGCCGACGGTCGCGGTGAGGCCCTCGGCGCGGGCGATACGTTCGATCGTGGTGATGCCCTCCGCAGCCCCGGCGAGGGCGTCGCGGCGGCGGGGCCACGGGGTCCCGGAGTGACCGGCGGACCCGGTGACCGTCAACAGGAAGCGACGGGCCCCTGCGATCCCGGTCACGACGCCGAGGGCGCGGTTCTCCTCCTCGAGCACGGGCCCCTGCTCGATGTGGGCCTCGAGGTAGCCGACGAGTTCCTGCGGCGCGCGGGCGGCGTCGCCGACCTTGGCGGGGTCGAGCCCGAAGGCGGCGAACGCCTCGCGGAGGCTCGTGCCGCTCGCGTCGCGCAGGTCCCACCAGGACTCGAGCCACGTGCCGGCGACGGCCCGGCTGCCGAGCAGGGTCGTGCCGAAGCGGGTGCCCTCCTCGTCGCCGAATGCGGCGATCTCGAGGGCGAACGGCAGCGGACGGCCAGAGGCGGCGATCCGCCCGGCGACCGTGATGGCCACGAGCACGCCGAGGATGCCGTCGTAGCGGCCCGCCGCGCGCACGGTGTCGAGGTGGGAGCCGAGCATCAGGGCCGGAAGCCCGCGGGTGCGGCCGGAGAGCCGTGCGCACTGGTTGCCCGCGGCATCCTGCCAGGTGGTGAGTCCGGCAGCGGCCATCCAGCCGGCCACCCGGTAGTTGACGGCGGCGTGCTCCGCGGAGAGGTAGGTCCGCTCGATCCCGTCGGTGAGGGACGAGTGCCGGGCGAGCTCCTCGCACCGGGCGAGGATCACGGCCGCGTCGGCATCCGACACCGTCGGCACCGCAGTCGTCACGAGAGCACCGCAGCTGCGTCGGCGGCAGCCTCGGAGTCGTCGACACCGGCGCGGTCGGCGTCGGCGTACAGGTCCCAGGCCGCGCCGACTCCCCCGCCGCCCGTGACGGATGCCCCCGCGCGCCGGAGCACCTGCTCGAGCGCCGCGAGAGTGGTCAGCACGGTGTCCTTGCGGGCGTTGTAACCCATCACGCCGATTCGCCAGACCTTGCCGTGCAGCGGGCCGAAGGAAGTACCGATCTCGATACCGAAGTCCTCGAGTAGGGAGCCGCGCACCGCGTCACCGTTGACGACGTCGGGAATCTCGACCGCGACGACGTTGTTCATCCGGTGGGCCGGGTCGCCGAAGACGGAAAGACCCAGCCCGTGCACTCCCGCGAGCATCGCCGAGCCGTGCAGCCGGTGCCGGGCGACGGCGTCCGCCAGACCCTCCTCGACCAGGAGGCGCGCGCACTCCCGGGCGCCGTAAAGGGCGGTCGTCGCCTCGGTGTGGTGGTTGAGCCGGCGGGGACCCCAGTAATCGAAGAGCATCGCGAGGTCGAAGTAGTTGGAGCGGATCCGGTTGGACAGCACCGCGTCCCCGGGTTCCCGGATGCCGGCCTCGATGCTCCGGCGGGATTCGATCACGTCGACTGCGCGGTCCGAGAACGTGGCCGGCGCAGAACCTGATGGCCCGGCGAGGCACTTCTGCAGGCCGGCGGTCACGGCGTCGAGGCCCCAGGCATCCGCTTCGAAGGTGTTGCCGCCGAGCGAGGCCGTCGCGTCGGTGTAGAAAAGCACGCCGTGCCTGGCGCAGATGTCGCCGAGCTCATCGAGCGGCTGGGCGAGGGTCGTCGAGGTGTCGCCGTGCACGATCGCGAGCAGCGCCGGCCGGGTCTCGATGATCGCCCGTTCGATCGCGGCGGGCGTGAATACGGTGCCCCACCGTACCTCGCGAACGTGCACCTCGGCGCCGACGCGTTCGGCGATCTCGCGGAGCAGGTGCCCGAAGCGCCCGAAGATGGGAACGAGCACCCGGTCGCCCGGCTGGATCAGCGAGACGAGGGCGGCCTCGATCCCGGCGCGCGCGGTACCGTCGATCACGAGGGTCTGTTCATTGCCGGTGCGGAATACGTCGCGGTACAGACCCATCGTTTCGGTCATGTACCCCGTCATCGCCGGGTCGTACTGGCCCACGAGCTGCGCGGACATGGCGCGCAGCACCCGGGGATCCGCGTTGATCGGCCCGGGCCCCATCAGCAGGCGCTGCGGCGGGTTGATCGGAAGGCTCGGAACGGTTGTCGACTGCAGCGAATACGTCACATCATCAGCTTAGGCATGGAGCGTTTCCACGGTGTTACCCACGATCCCCGCCTGGCCGGTCCCGACATCCGCCGCGAGTCCGGCGGCCAGCCCCTGAGCGAGGCCTGCGGCATGGTCGAGCAGCGCGAGGTCGCTGTGCCGCGGCCCGACGAGGCTGAGCCCGAGCGGCGCCCCTTTGACGGAGAGGCCGGGAAGGGACACGGCGGGGTATCCGCCGATCGCGGCGAGGCAGGTCAGTGAGAGTGTCGCAGTTCGGATCGCTTCGATCCTGGCCCCTGACGCGGTGCGGGCCGGCGCGGTCGACGAGGCGGAGGGCAGCAGCAGGATCCGCCCGTCGAGGGCCGCGTCGAGCCGTTCCCTGGCCTCGGCGAGGTCGATCCGGTGCCCGGCGGCTTCGTCCTCGTCGATGAGGGAGGCGAACGCGAAACGGGAGCGCACGTCGGGGCCGAGCGTCCCGGGGTGGGCGTCGACCCAGTCGCCGTGGGCCCGCCAGGCCTCGGCCGCCTGCACGGTGCGGAAGGTCTCGAACAGGTCGGCGAGCGGGTCGAGGGAGATGATCTCGACCGCGGACAGGTGTCCGCTCCTCTCGAGGCGGTCGACCGCGTCGACGAACGCGGCCTGGACGCCCTCGTCCGCGGCGAAGACGGTCATGGCGCACACGGCGAACCGGGCGGGCACCGGCAGCTGCCGGTCGGTGTCGAGCGAGGCCGCTGCGGCGGTCCTGAGCAGTTCCGGGCCCCTCGCGAGCCAGCCGACCGCGTCGAATGAGGGCGCGAGCGGCAGCACCCCGTCGCGGCTGACGGCACCATGGCTCGTGCGCAGCCCCCAGAGCCCCTGGTACGAGGCCGGCACCCGGATCGACCCTGCGGTGTCGGTGGCGAGGGCGAGGTCGGCCTGGCCGAGGGCGACGGCGGCGGCCGGCCCGCTCGACGAGCCGCCAGGCAGCCCGCCGGGAACGCGCGGATTCGGGGGCGTGCCCGAGTGCACGTTGGCCCCGGCGATGCTGTACGCGAACTCGTCGGTCTGCGCGATGCCGATCACGCTGGCCCCTGCCCGGAGAAGCGCGGTCAGCGACGGCGCGCTCGCGGTCGCGGGTGTCGCGCTCTCGAGGTAGGCCGGGTTCCCGGCACCGACCGCGAACCCGGCCACGTCGAAGAGGTCCTTGACCGCGACCCGAACGCCCTCGAGGGTCCCGCCGGCCTCGCCGGCGACGAGCGGCGTGCCGGCCACCCGCCAGATGCTGCGGTCGATCGCGGGAGCGGACGCTGCGACCTGCGCGGCCTCGATCCGCCAGCCCGCCGCTGTCCGGTTCCAGAGCTGCGTCACGAGGCCTGCCCCGCCGGCGAATGGCGCGTTCTCCGAGACGATCAGGGCGTGGTCCGTCCCGATGGCACGCACGTGCAGCGAGCGGATGCTGCGCCGCACGACACCGGGACGGCCGGCGCGGAATCCGGCGATCGCATCGCTCCCGACGAGCAGGCCGGCCGCGTCGCCGCGGAGCGTGTCTGATCCGGGCAGGAAGAACCCGGCGAGGGCCCCGAGGTCATTGGCGGCGAGCGCGGCCTCGTAGTCCTCGAATGCGCTGAGCAGGCCGGCCGGCAGCTCGCCCGTGACCGAGGTCGGCACGAGGTGGGGTGCGAGGGTGCGCTCAGGCACCGAAGTCCGCCGTCCGGATACGGGCGTGCACGCCCGTGACACGGTCGACGACCTGGGAGATGTTGAAGTCGGTCGCCGCGCTCAGGTAGGCGTACGCCAGGGTCGGGTCCATACCGTACCGCGCCCCGAGCAGGGCGATCGCGGCGCGCACACAGGCCCGCATCGCTTCGTCGAGGTCGGGGTCGAGCCCGGTCGGCACGAGGAACTCGCCCGTCTCGGCGAGCGGCCCGGTCAGTTCGCCGAAAAGTGCCGCCGCCTCGACCGCCGGAATGACGTCGAAGCGGATGCGCACCCGCAGGCTGGCCTCGAGTGCGGTCAGCGCCACCTCGCCATCGCCCTGGGCGAAGTGCGGGTCGCCGACGTAGGCGAGCGCGCCCGGCACCTGCACGGGCAGGTAGAGCGCGCTGCCGACGGTGAGCAGGCTGATGTCGAGGTTGCCGCCGTGCGCGCCGGGCGGGACGGAGTGCGGCCGGGTGTCTCCCGCGACGCCGACGCCCATGATGCCGAGAAACGGGTCGAGCGGGAACCGCACGACCCGGTCGCCACCGGGAACGAGCGGGAGGGTGCCGGAGAGCGGCCCGGCTTCCGTCCCGAAACCGGGATCGGTGTCGACCTCGGTGAACACGGAGACCGTTCCCTGTCCCACGGGGTACTCGCCGGGGAGCGCCCCGCGACCGTGGCGACTCGAGATGACGCCGTACAGCACCCGGGGAGTCGCCTCGAGCAGGGTCATCCGGAGCAGGTCGCCCGGCACCGCCCCGCGCACCTCGATCGGCCCGGTCACGACGTGCGGGCCGTCCGCCTCCGCATCCCGCGGGTAGTGGCTTGCGGCGAGCGCGACGGCGTCCGTGAGCACATCGCCCGCTGCGACGCCGTGGCCGCCGAAGAAGGCGAGCGGGTCACGACCCTGGTCCTCGAGCAGTCCCTCGTGGCTGAGAGTGTCGATCGTGACTGTGTCACCGGATCCGATCGAGAGCACTGCGGCATCCGCTGCACAGGGCAGGCGTCCCCACAGCACGGTCTGGGGGGTGGCCGGAAGGTAGTGCCCGGGCGCGATGCTCCCCATGCCGGGCTGCAATACGACGTGCGACATGGGAGCGCCTTCCAGGAACACGGAAACAGGAACGTGGTGCTTCACACTATTGGTGCCTCGCGATCGAGGCTATCTCCCGTTTGCGTGCCATTCGACCAGCCGGTACGTTTCAGGTCACTGTTGACACGATCGACATGAGTTTTACCTCCAGGAAACAATTGCAACAGTCCCCGTCCCGAAGGATCACCCGTGCTCGAGAAGCTCCGCCGCAATCGCGCGAACCTGCACCTCGGCCTCATGCTTGCGCTGGCGTTCTCCACCGGCCTGGCGGATGCCGTCGGGCACCTCGGCCTCGACAAGGTGTTCACCGGCAACATGGCGGGGAACGGCGTCATCCTCGGGATGGCCCTCGCCGGCGCGAGCAACCTGTCCGTTCTGGGCCGCTGCTCGCCCTGTTCACCTTGATCACGGGCCTGGCCGCCGACTCGCGGCAGAGCGGGTGCATGAGTTTCCGGTCTCGGTGGCGGGAATGGCCCCCGGCGTGTGAGGCTTGACCGGTGCCGAAGACTTCTGAAAAATCGGACCTGCGTGAAGCCGTCTCCCTCGACCGCCCCTGGGTCACCATCGTGTGGGACGACCCGGTCAACCTGATGTCCTATGTGTCCTACGTGTTCCGCAGCTATTTCGGGGTCGCCCCCGAGGAGGCCGAACGCCTGATGCTGCGGGTGCACAACTCCGGCAAGGCCGTTGTCTCCACCGGGAACCGGGAGTCGATGGAGCGCCACGTCGAGGCGATGCACGGCTTCGGGCTCTGGGCAACGCTCTCGCGCGAGGACTCCTGATGCTCTTCACCCGTGACCCGGCCGGAACGGTGTCCGCGAGCTTCGAATCGGTCGAGCTCGGGCTGCTCCGGCTCGCCGCGAGCCAGCTGATCGAGCTCCTGCTCGCCGCCGAGACCCATGCCCTCGGGACCAGGGCCGATCCCGCGCTGACACGCCTGCTGCCGGACGCCTACCCCGACGACGCCGAAGCCTCGGCAGAGTTCCGCCGGTTCACCTCCGGGGATCTCCTCGACGGCAAGCTCGCGAACGCCCGCGTGCTGCTCGCCTCCCTCGGCGAGGAACCCCTCGATGAGATCGCCGACGAACCGCCGCTGCCCTTTCTGGACGACCGCTTCGAGGTTCCGCCGATGCCGATCGCCCTCGACGACGTCGGCGTGCAGTCCTGGCTGCGCACGCTCACCGACCTCCGGCTCACCCTTGCCGAGCGCCTGGAGATCTCCCCCGACGGCGAACAGCACCTCGACGCCGACGAGGCCCCACTGCTCAGCAGCATCTACGAGTGGCTCGGCATGGTCCAGGAGTCCCTCGTCTACGCGATCGACCGCTAGGCGATCGCTACGGGAAGGGCTTCACGCGCGGTCAGCGCCTCGTAGGCCCGGCGCGGGCCCGCGCCGCCCCGCAGTGAGTCGCTGAGGGCGTCGAGGCGCGCGCGGTCGTCGGCCGGAAGCCCGAGCACCGAGAGGACTGCGGCGCGGAGCTCGAGGCTCGTCGCGGTGTTGGGCGCGAGCGAGAGCCCGAATCCGCTCGTCTCGACGCCCTCTGCCCCGGCGAACTGGTCGGTGGAGAACGGCAGCACGAGCAGCGGTACTCCCGCGGTCATCGCCTCGGTCACACTGTTGTTGCCGCCGTGGGTGACTCCGAGGTCCGCGGCGCCGAGCAGGGCGACCTGGGGCAGGAAGCCGCGCACGAGCCAGGCGTCCGGGACCGGACCGAGCTCGGCGGGGTCCGTCGACCCCGTCGCGAGGGCGACCCTGACGGAGAGGCCGCGGAGGGCATCCGCCACCCGGGCGAGCACGTCACCGCGCACCGAGAGGAAGCTCCCGAAGCTCACGTAGACGAGGGGACGGTCGTCGCCGGCCGCGACCGCGTCGGCGAGCCACGCCTCGACCTCCGCGTCGCGGGCCTCCTCGCGCACCGCGGAGCCGAGGAAGACGTGCTGCGGCAGCAGTGCAGTCCGGGCCGGTGCGTGCAGTTCGACCGGATAGTTGAGCATCAGCACGTCGCCGGATTCGGTGAAGGCGTCGCGGCTCGGCTCGGCCGCCGGGTCCAGTTCGAGCAGGGCGGCGTTCCACTGGGCGGTGAAGTTGTCGCGCACCGCCTCACAGGTGCTGTGAAGCCCGGCGAGGTCGTCCGGCTCCGGCGCGAAGGCGTCGGGCCAGGCGGACGGGAAGCCATAGACCTCGGAGCCGACCGGAAGGGCGCTCGGGTGCCCGAGCACGACGTCGGCGTGGCGGATGCCGGCGCTCACGAGCGCGAGTCGGGCGCTGAAGGCCAGGTGGTCGACGATGATCTGGTCGGGGCGCACCTCGGCGACGATGCGCTGCACCTCCCTGGCGGTCAAGACCGGGTTCCAGAGCAGGTCGTTGCTGCGTGCCTCCGCCTGGAACTGCAGCGTCGGCACGAGGCCGAGCCTGGTCGCGGCGAAGAAGCCGCGGAGGGCGTCGTCCTCACCGCTCGGCTGCTGTTCCGCCCGGATGGTGCCGGGGTTCGAACCGCGGCCGAGCTGCAGGTTCACCCGTTCGAAGCCGAACTCGGCGACGATTCCGGCCGTCGCGGGGCCGCTCGCGACGACGACCCGTTCCCCGGCGGCCTGCCAGGCTGTGCCGAGGGTCGCGAGCGGGAACAGGTGCGAGGCGTAGTCGGGGCTGATGATCAGCAGGGTCATGAGGCGCTCAGCGTCCAGGTTGAAGCCAGTCCCCGGCCGTAGCCGTTCGCGGCATCCGCCCTGAGGCGCTCGTGCGCTTCGGCGACGTCGCGGTACACCCCGGAAAGGGTCGCGGCCATCGCCTGGATCGTGAACGAGCCGGAGACCATGGCCATGGCGCGCTCGGCGAATTCGGGGCCGAAGGGGCCGGCCGCGAGTTCGAGGG
This genomic window contains:
- a CDS encoding allantoate amidohydrolase, whose product is MTTAVPTVSDADAAVILARCEELARHSSLTDGIERTYLSAEHAAVNYRVAGWMAAAGLTTWQDAAGNQCARLSGRTRGLPALMLGSHLDTVRAAGRYDGILGVLVAITVAGRIAASGRPLPFALEIAAFGDEEGTRFGTTLLGSRAVAGTWLESWWDLRDASGTSLREAFAAFGLDPAKVGDAARAPQELVGYLEAHIEQGPVLEEENRALGVVTGIAGARRFLLTVTGSAGHSGTPWPRRRDALAGAAEGITTIERIARAEGLTATVGHLRVFPDAVNVIPGKVEFSLDLRAPDDADRDRGWTLIEAALTAICATRALHLDSNQVHEAAAVACSPRLRAAIAAGIRSTEAGAESPAEPAPRELPSIAGHDAMAIAAITDVGMLFVRCAGGISHHPDESVTAADVALAVDALEAAVRALAADYPAR
- a CDS encoding acetamidase/formamidase family protein produces the protein MSHVVLQPGMGSIAPGHYLPATPQTVLWGRLPCAADAAVLSIGSGDTVTIDTLSHEGLLEDQGRDPLAFFGGHGVAAGDVLTDAVALAASHYPRDAEADGPHVVTGPIEVRGAVPGDLLRMTLLEATPRVLYGVISSRHGRGALPGEYPVGQGTVSVFTEVDTDPGFGTEAGPLSGTLPLVPGGDRVVRFPLDPFLGIMGVGVAGDTRPHSVPPGAHGGNLDISLLTVGSALYLPVQVPGALAYVGDPHFAQGDGEVALTALEASLRVRIRFDVIPAVEAAALFGELTGPLAETGEFLVPTGLDPDLDEAMRACVRAAIALLGARYGMDPTLAYAYLSAATDFNISQVVDRVTGVHARIRTADFGA
- a CDS encoding AtzH-like domain-containing protein; translated protein: MPERTLAPHLVPTSVTGELPAGLLSAFEDYEAALAANDLGALAGFFLPGSDTLRGDAAGLLVGSDAIAGFRAGRPGVVRRSIRSLHVRAIGTDHALIVSENAPFAGGAGLVTQLWNRTAAGWRIEAAQVAASAPAIDRSIWRVAGTPLVAGEAGGTLEGVRVAVKDLFDVAGFAVGAGNPAYLESATPATASAPSLTALLRAGASVIGIAQTDEFAYSIAGANVHSGTPPNPRVPGGLPGGSSSGPAAAVALGQADLALATDTAGSIRVPASYQGLWGLRTSHGAVSRDGVLPLAPSFDAVGWLARGPELLRTAAAASLDTDRQLPVPARFAVCAMTVFAADEGVQAAFVDAVDRLERSGHLSAVEIISLDPLADLFETFRTVQAAEAWRAHGDWVDAHPGTLGPDVRSRFAFASLIDEDEAAGHRIDLAEARERLDAALDGRILLLPSASSTAPARTASGARIEAIRTATLSLTCLAAIGGYPAVSLPGLSVKGAPLGLSLVGPRHSDLALLDHAAGLAQGLAAGLAADVGTGQAGIVGNTVETLHA
- a CDS encoding NTP transferase domain-containing protein; this encodes MVNADAARARADAGKAPVAGLVLAAGAGSRFGQPKALVRGADGVPWLVRTVGVLLAAGCSPVIVVLGAEGAAAAALLAEAGLIDVAAPAVAGPDRATLVVHAADWAEGLSASLHAGIDTALGIAGVLGAVVVVPVDVPDLDAATVARVLAADAGITLDSLRQAVFDGRPGHPVLIGRAHWEPLRAQLTGDTGARPYLLAHGVVPVECGDLTTGADVDTLPGVPEA
- a CDS encoding alanine--glyoxylate aminotransferase family protein translates to MGPGPINADPRVLRAMSAQLVGQYDPAMTGYMTETMGLYRDVFRTGNEQTLVIDGTARAGIEAALVSLIQPGDRVLVPIFGRFGHLLREIAERVGAEVHVREVRWGTVFTPAAIERAIIETRPALLAIVHGDTSTTLAQPLDELGDICARHGVLFYTDATASLGGNTFEADAWGLDAVTAGLQKCLAGPSGSAPATFSDRAVDVIESRRSIEAGIREPGDAVLSNRIRSNYFDLAMLFDYWGPRRLNHHTEATTALYGARECARLLVEEGLADAVARHRLHGSAMLAGVHGLGLSVFGDPAHRMNNVVAVEIPDVVNGDAVRGSLLEDFGIEIGTSFGPLHGKVWRIGVMGYNARKDTVLTTLAALEQVLRRAGASVTGGGGVGAAWDLYADADRAGVDDSEAAADAAAVLS
- the uraH gene encoding hydroxyisourate hydrolase gives rise to the protein MTASAAATDAPTATPRSRITTHVLDAVSGRPAAGVPVELEQKLETGWHVLANAGTDADGRVSVLGPVDLSSGRYRLTFDTGRYFAGTGQPTLYPEVSVTIDLTDPAAHYHVPLLLSPFAYSTYRGS
- a CDS encoding DUF1275 family protein, with the protein product MLEKLRRNRANLHLGLMLALAFSTGLADAVGHLGLDKVFTGNMAGNGVILGMALAGASNLSVLGRCSPCSP
- the clpS gene encoding ATP-dependent Clp protease adapter ClpS; this translates as MPKTSEKSDLREAVSLDRPWVTIVWDDPVNLMSYVSYVFRSYFGVAPEEAERLMLRVHNSGKAVVSTGNRESMERHVEAMHGFGLWATLSREDS
- a CDS encoding DUF2017 family protein, with translation MLFTRDPAGTVSASFESVELGLLRLAASQLIELLLAAETHALGTRADPALTRLLPDAYPDDAEASAEFRRFTSGDLLDGKLANARVLLASLGEEPLDEIADEPPLPFLDDRFEVPPMPIALDDVGVQSWLRTLTDLRLTLAERLEISPDGEQHLDADEAPLLSSIYEWLGMVQESLVYAIDR
- a CDS encoding nucleotide disphospho-sugar-binding domain-containing protein produces the protein MTLLIISPDYASHLFPLATLGTAWQAAGERVVVASGPATAGIVAEFGFERVNLQLGRGSNPGTIRAEQQPSGEDDALRGFFAATRLGLVPTLQFQAEARSNDLLWNPVLTAREVQRIVAEVRPDQIIVDHLAFSARLALVSAGIRHADVVLGHPSALPVGSEVYGFPSAWPDAFAPEPDDLAGLHSTCEAVRDNFTAQWNAALLELDPAAEPSRDAFTESGDVLMLNYPVELHAPARTALLPQHVFLGSAVREEARDAEVEAWLADAVAAGDDRPLVYVSFGSFLSVRGDVLARVADALRGLSVRVALATGSTDPAELGPVPDAWLVRGFLPQVALLGAADLGVTHGGNNSVTEAMTAGVPLLVLPFSTDQFAGAEGVETSGFGLSLAPNTATSLELRAAVLSVLGLPADDRARLDALSDSLRGGAGPRRAYEALTAREALPVAIA